A genomic region of bacterium contains the following coding sequences:
- a CDS encoding molybdenum cofactor guanylyltransferase, whose product MEEQMTAIILAGGKSSRTTKYKAFMEVGEVKIITRMITELKKVFKEIIVIADKEERYKEYDLKVFIDLIPEKGPLVGLYTGLLNSKSNYNFVVGCDQPFLEANLIKYLINQADEIDIVAFQIKGKLQFLGAIYNKSCLPLVEKSIKEGIYSFKRLYELAKVRSIAEEEISSLSDLDKAFLNVNTDMDLLKAERYLNISAIKAIKKKLLDS is encoded by the coding sequence TTGGAAGAACAAATGACCGCTATTATTTTAGCTGGAGGTAAAAGTAGTCGGACTACTAAATATAAGGCTTTTATGGAAGTAGGAGAAGTAAAGATAATCACTCGGATGATCACTGAATTAAAGAAAGTATTTAAAGAGATTATTGTCATTGCCGATAAAGAAGAAAGGTATAAAGAATACGACTTAAAGGTATTTATTGATCTTATTCCTGAAAAAGGGCCTTTAGTAGGGCTATATACTGGTTTATTAAATTCTAAAAGTAATTATAATTTTGTAGTTGGCTGCGACCAACCTTTTTTAGAGGCTAATTTAATAAAATACCTAATCAACCAAGCTGATGAGATTGATATTGTAGCTTTTCAAATCAAAGGCAAGCTTCAATTTCTTGGGGCAATATATAATAAGAGTTGTCTACCTTTAGTGGAGAAAAGTATAAAAGAAGGTATCTATTCCTTTAAAAGGTTATATGAGTTAGCTAAAGTAAGATCCATCGCGGAAGAAGAGATCAGCTCTCTAAGCGATCTCGATAAAGCTTTTCTTAATGTAAATACAGATATGGATTTACTAAAGGCTGAAAGATACCTTAACATCTCAGCTATCAAGGCAATCAAAAAGAAGTTACTTGATTCTTAA